From the genome of Streptomyces sp. NBC_00659, one region includes:
- a CDS encoding DUF4139 domain-containing protein, with the protein MAAETAHRWGSALDSVVVYAQGAICRRLARGSVPPGGRVRVTGLPRSLDQGSLRARITGAPGVRVVEARVEIEAEPLGAAVPDALQREVERLREEYAAAQERHDRQLTLIGEVRSLHPVPPVRRRDDPHRRTPVDAWLELAAFVDERLTRLHTRLADLEKERADVEHALHAAVDRLARASTSAAPAHVETTVSAVVTFDGTGDAEVELEYAVPGAVWVPAYRLTHRQGDSSGRLVLRASIAQRTGEDWTGVRIALATADLRRRTDLPRLRSLRIGRRQPFPTPSGWREPPTGLADLFAGYDGASPRPATTSASFTVEGGTIAAAGGFASAPVPPSPPSLQGYGQPLTASLPTPQGYGAPPPAPAPGSAYPEVFDTGLGDFAQAVPSRPGGRPRAGGRSLPPPAAMPPAASGRQAAPPAPAAPAWPTPPPEAAAPASGPPQPSGAELDYTALVLSGPEEQDERRGRLFADSAFDPVAAEYRRRAEAVASLPLPGHAVRPRESAGSFDHRFDALARADVPSDGTWHTVSIGEIPVGLRTEYRCVPSVEQTVYATLALDNSTDQALLAGPVEVTAGDDFLLTAALPTLAPGGVCRVGLGPAEGIRVTRRTNLHESTSGLRGTTTVLDHRVHVELASRLAGPVTVEVLERVPVASDTDVRIEERADWTTPPDDAEGEQHVPGTRVWRVDLPAGATTALDGGYEIRIPSAKALAGGNRRS; encoded by the coding sequence ATGGCGGCTGAGACAGCACACAGGTGGGGTTCGGCCCTCGATTCGGTCGTGGTGTACGCGCAGGGCGCGATCTGCCGCCGCCTGGCGCGGGGCAGCGTGCCGCCGGGCGGGCGCGTGCGGGTGACGGGACTGCCGCGCTCGCTGGACCAGGGGTCCTTGCGGGCTCGCATCACGGGTGCCCCCGGGGTACGCGTCGTCGAGGCACGGGTGGAGATCGAGGCCGAGCCGCTCGGCGCCGCCGTGCCCGACGCGTTGCAACGCGAGGTCGAGCGGCTGCGGGAGGAGTACGCGGCGGCGCAGGAGCGACACGACCGGCAGCTGACGCTGATCGGGGAGGTCAGGTCGCTGCACCCGGTCCCGCCGGTCCGCAGGCGCGACGACCCGCACCGCCGCACCCCGGTCGACGCGTGGCTCGAGCTCGCCGCGTTCGTCGACGAGCGGCTGACCAGGCTGCACACCCGTCTCGCCGACCTGGAGAAGGAGCGGGCCGACGTCGAGCACGCGCTCCATGCCGCCGTCGACCGTCTCGCCCGCGCCTCCACCAGCGCTGCGCCCGCGCACGTGGAGACCACGGTCTCGGCGGTGGTGACCTTCGACGGCACCGGTGACGCGGAAGTGGAGCTGGAGTACGCGGTGCCGGGCGCGGTCTGGGTACCGGCCTACCGTCTCACCCACCGTCAGGGTGACAGCAGCGGCCGTCTGGTGCTCCGCGCTTCCATCGCCCAGCGCACCGGCGAGGACTGGACCGGCGTACGTATCGCCCTGGCCACCGCCGACCTGCGGCGCCGTACCGACCTGCCCAGGCTGCGCTCCCTGCGGATCGGGCGCCGTCAGCCCTTCCCGACGCCCTCCGGCTGGCGCGAGCCGCCGACGGGCCTGGCCGACCTCTTCGCCGGGTACGACGGAGCGAGCCCCCGGCCCGCCACAACCAGCGCTTCCTTCACTGTCGAGGGCGGCACCATAGCCGCGGCGGGCGGCTTCGCGTCCGCTCCCGTTCCGCCGTCACCGCCATCGCTGCAGGGCTACGGCCAGCCGCTGACCGCGTCGTTGCCGACACCCCAGGGTTACGGAGCACCACCGCCCGCGCCCGCGCCCGGCAGCGCATACCCAGAGGTGTTCGACACCGGCCTGGGTGACTTCGCGCAGGCGGTCCCGTCCCGACCGGGCGGCAGGCCGCGTGCCGGCGGCCGCTCCCTCCCGCCCCCCGCGGCCATGCCACCCGCGGCCTCTGGCCGCCAGGCCGCGCCGCCGGCACCCGCTGCCCCTGCCTGGCCCACACCACCACCGGAAGCCGCCGCGCCGGCGTCCGGTCCGCCGCAGCCGAGCGGCGCCGAACTCGACTACACCGCCCTCGTCCTGAGCGGCCCAGAGGAGCAGGACGAGCGCCGGGGCCGGCTGTTTGCCGACTCCGCCTTCGACCCGGTGGCAGCCGAGTACCGCCGCCGCGCCGAAGCGGTGGCGTCGCTGCCGCTGCCCGGGCACGCCGTGCGGCCCCGCGAGTCGGCCGGTTCCTTCGACCACCGCTTCGACGCCCTCGCCCGCGCGGACGTACCCTCGGACGGCACCTGGCACACCGTCAGCATCGGAGAGATCCCGGTCGGACTGCGCACCGAGTACCGCTGCGTGCCGTCCGTGGAGCAGACCGTGTATGCGACGCTGGCGCTCGACAACTCCACCGACCAGGCCCTGCTGGCCGGACCGGTGGAGGTCACCGCCGGAGACGACTTCTTGCTGACCGCCGCACTGCCCACGCTCGCCCCTGGCGGTGTCTGCCGGGTGGGGCTCGGCCCTGCGGAGGGCATCCGGGTCACCCGTCGTACGAACCTGCACGAGTCGACCTCGGGGCTGCGCGGCACGACCACGGTGCTCGATCACCGTGTCCACGTGGAGCTGGCCAGCCGACTCGCCGGACCCGTCACCGTCGAGGTCCTCGAGCGGGTCCCGGTCGCCTCCGACACGGACGTCCGGATCGAGGAACGGGCCGACTGGACCACGCCCCCGGACGACGCGGAGGGGGAACAGCACGTCCCTGGGACACGCGTCTGGCGCGTGGACCTGCCCGCCGGCGCCACCACCGCCCTCGACGGCGGCTACGAGATCCGTATCCCGTCCGCCAAGGCCCTGGCCGGCGGCAACCGCAGGAGCTGA